Within the Glycine soja cultivar W05 chromosome 3, ASM419377v2, whole genome shotgun sequence genome, the region AAATGCAATGCATAGTCATCACAGAATTCTGCTGATTTCTGTGAATGTTCAAAACACTGCAAAGCATAAGCTATGGTTAGGGCATCACTAGTGACAACTCGAAATTTTTCACGTGCAACTTTAGCTGtttcttttagtttctttttccttgacttttcttttttaccaATGCCTTTGTCACCGTCTCCCAAGCTAGATTTCTCAGACATCTCTGAATCTCTGCTGCTATCATCTTCATATTGCATTACAAAAGGGTTTGACAAGCTCAAAGCTGCAGCGGCTGCAAcagcatatgccaaaagcatatTTGGATTAAATTTATGCACATGTCTTGTATTTTTAATAACAGTGAGAAGCATTCTAGAATGACGAGGACTCAAGGGATAATGTGCCATGGCTTTTCCTAGAAGTGTAAGTTCATCCTTGTTATCAAGTGCTTCAAGAGCTTTCAAGCAAGTCTCAGCCTCAAGCAGAGAAGAATCTTTAAGAGAAGTAGGAAATGGGAAGTTTGCAACCTGAATGAGAAGCAATAATAATGAGTATAGAAATAtctcaaactaaaaaaaaaaacagagaatagaaaaagaaaagatccAGTTTGATCAGGAAGGAATTGAATAAATCACATGGCCAGACATTTAAAAAGCttgataaattttacaatatataacaaaattgacAATGCAGGAACAAAATTGAGATTATAATGCCTTAGAACCAAACAGGAACAATCTGTGAATAATATCTTAATGATATATGTTGTTGAAGACCTTTTGCCTTTGGAATAAGAAGCATCCCATTCCCTCATTCAGCCCATGATAAATAGCCAGGCTATCAGAAAGGAGAACTTAATAAACTACCTCCTACTTTGTCATCTAATGATAGCACCCAACATAAACAAGCAAATGGAATGAAAACTCAAAGGATATGGTAACACACTTAACCTACCTTTTTAATATGCATGGATTTCAAGAGAAGGACAACACCATGAACAGGCACTTTCTCAACTTCGGCAGGAGAGTGCTCAGGAAATTCATTACTAAAGGCTGCAGAAGAATAGAGACGGTAACAGTGTCCAGGTCCAGTTCTTCCAGATCTGCCTGCACGCTGTGCGGCAGATGCCTTACTTATCCATTGTACTTCGTATGTCTCCATGCCATTAGAGGGGTCATAATTCTTCACCTTTTCTCTCCCAGTATCAACCACATACTTTATCCCTGGGATTGTTAAAGATGTTTCAGCAACATTTGTGGCAACAACAACAAGCCGCTCTCCGTCCTTGACTTCTTCAAATACACGAAGTTGAGCTGCTGCAGGAAGCATGGCATACAGAGGTAGAACACAGAGTGCACCTGGAGTACTGCAATTTTCTTTAGCTCTTTTCTCCCTGAAAACTTTTGATTGATCTAAATTACCTTCTATATTCACAGATGCCTCCTCTTCATTTGAGGAGCTTAATGTGGCTTGCCcagacaatttttcaaaagcAGCCTTCAATGAAGCAAGACTTCCTGCCTGTCCTAAGACATCCACAATATTACTTTTGTTCTCTGAAAGCTCAAGATTATCATCATCCTCATCAAATTCCAGTTCACTATCTGTTTCTGAATCATAAGAAAAATCAGATTCATTCCAATTTACATTATCCTCATCTTCATCATAACAACTAAATCTATCGGTTTGCTGGATGGACGAACTTCCATGAACCTCAAATGCTTCATTGATCTCATTAATATTTACTCCCTCAACAGAATTTGTTTCATGGACCACAGTGCTATCAGTTTCCAAAGACCCTTCAACTTTTTTCTTGATAAACTCCCTTGATGCTTTGCGTAACTTCCTGCACAAGTCCTCTACTTCCCTTTGCCCAGTGAGAAAGACAAGTATGCCCCCAGGTGGCAACCTCTTGTGAATTGCCAAGACCTTCTTATATGCTTCTCCAATGTAATCTGTTTTCTCTGTTTTCTTTGAGAAATACGCTGTTACTGGAAATTGCCTTGTAGGAACTTCTATCACAGGTGGAGGAGTATGGAATAACTTTCCAGAAGTGAAGTCTTGTACTCGCAAGGTGGCACTCATAAGCACAAGTTTTAATGGAAAGACCATTTTTTCGGGACTTATATTTTCCCCTGAAAGTATCATCTTCTGCTGTTCATTATAAATCTGTCATAATAGCAAAATAAAAGACCATCCTTATTAGAATGCCAGAGGTATCTATTAAAATATTTCCTTTGTAAAAGAAATCACTTTAACACTTACCATTTGGCGAGTTTTAATTACACGTGAGAGCATCCCAATCAGAATGTCTGTGTTCAAGCTCCTCTCATGAGCCTCATCAAGAATTAAGACAGAATAACGcctcaacaaaatatcattctgCACCAGGTATTTAATTAAACAACAGAAGTACATATGATTTTGTATTCTAGTGTAACTAATATAAGAAGGCACAATTACATCAGAGCATCATCCTAATATAGCACACAGTTATCATCAcgacaataataaaataatagcaaCACCGCTTTGCTGATAAGAATGATACTTGCAACTATTGATCACAATAAACATGGTGCAAACAAATGAAAGaggtaaatttataataaatcaattttcaGTTTCCAATCTAAAGTGAGATTTGGAATATACATCATCCCAAAATGCATTCAAATTCACATATAGACAATGTTCTTAAATATTTCaccaataaataaatgttttcaaGTAATTAGCCTCCAGAAATGATTGATTAAGATGTTACACAATGAATAATAAATTGAAAGATCCTATCATGCATTAAGTTGAGTGATCCTTGTATGTTACTTAAAACTTAATGCATGATAGGACTTtcaatttattattcatttttcatCCAGTAGGAAGCTTGATagtctcaaaattaaaaaatggagaGGGGGGAAATGGGGTAAAATATAATAACCTGAACTTCTCGTAGCAAAATTCCATCAGTCATAAACTTGATTGAACAACTTTCTCCAATCTTCTTGTCATATCTAACTTGAAAACCAACCTCCTTCCCTAGATGAAGACCAAGCTCATATGCCACACGCTTAGCTGTGGCAAGAACTGCCACCCGGCGTGGTTGAGTAACACCAATAATACCCTTACTTGAACCATAACCAGCTTCATAAAGAAACtgataaatttcaaaaattaaaagagaataatCAGCGGGTAAGCTTATTAAAATGATAGACACTATCACCATAATCAGGTAGCAGACAAACTCACCTGAGGAACTTGAGTTGTTTTACCACACCCAGTTTCTCCACATATGATAACACTAGAACGGTCATTTATAGCTTCCATTATCTCTTGCTCCATCATAACTATAGGCAGATCCTTTCTTTTGTCTTCAACCTCAGTTGGTCTATACACATGCACAACAGTAGGAACATTTGACCGCCTTGGTGCAGAATAACCTGGAAGGTTGCTCAATTCATTGGAGTTATGGTTCTCGTTTGTCCTATACTGTCCCATGTTAACAAACAAGAGCCAAAAAGCATTAAAGTAACTTAAAGAAAGACAAAAGGGATCTCATAAATCATGTTGtcaattaataacaaaaaatgacaCATTAACTAACCAGTAACTACCATTACAGGTATATAAGCATAGTGTACTGCATATACAAGATAATTTCttccaaaattaacaaaataggaAACAAACTTTGAAAGCATCTGTAATTTTTacatacaaaaaaaagaaggtgACGAATATAAGGACTAATGCATAAGTGTTATAAATATGGGGGTATTCCTCCAATGGTCCAAATGACACAGTTGAATTATATCTTGTGCCTTGATTGTACATACTAACTTGCAATCTGAGTAGGAACAATACCTTTGACTTGGTGCCTTTTATTTCATCAATAGAACAAGACATGGGAGAACTTCTGATTTCATCAAGATGGTTGTCAATGGAAATGTCAGTAGGATGTTCAGAAACATATTTATAAGTTTCAACTTCATTGCCATGAACTGGTTCTTGAGAGGACTCTAAAGAAACTGATGTTGTATTTAAGACTTCTTCTGGGCTAATGGGTTGAATTTGAATGTCATTTTCTTCAACTTCATCAACTTGCTCTAAATGAATCTCATCCGTCTCAGGTTTCATAGACAACCCATCATATGAAACCTCCAATCCTTCTTTTAATAGATGAACAGCCCTTCTACGCTTTTCCTTCATAGTCTCATCCTGCAAATGTATGATGGCACCGGTAAACAAACAGTCTCAACACTAAACAATTTTTCCATAAAACTATCACTGTTTCAACAACACAAACCCGATTTATATTGCATGAAGACAGCAAAAGAGGATACGCATACTCTGGAAGTGTGTTTTcactgaaataaaataaaataaaaataaaaattcaaactttgGTCAAAAACTTAATGCTTTCCACAGAAAACAGCATTAAAGCAGAAACTGTAACTGGATAATAAGTTATTGACATACTTCAATGTCTTAATGGCTTTTTCCAGCAGAAGTTGCTTCTCCTTGTCATCCTACATAAACAAAGGGAACCAAACAAACTGAGACTAAACTGAACTAAAGAAGAGAAGATAATAAAAAGCATTCCCCTTTTGGCCACCCAACAAACCTCtaacttcttcatcttccttttTTGAGGTTTGctcaatttttgtttcttatttgatttgacTTTTCCATTTTCCTAAGTCAACAGAACTTTGATCAGACAAAATTTGTAAGCATGCAAATTGAATGAACAAATAAGCATGTTCAACTGTCCCTACCTGTTCCTTCCCTTTCCTCTTCCTCATCCTCTTAGCAGGCAAAATTAGAGCATTGCTATCACCATCACCCAaactacccaaaaaaaaaaaagcaagggtCATTCAAATGATTAAAGACTCGTAAAAAAGGCGAGTAATTTACCTTTGAGAATTGAACTCAATTTGGTCTCCAGAACTTTCCCAAGTTTCCATTCTGCTATGCTCAGAAACCAGTTCTGCCCTATGCAACAGAGGGTTTCTGTGAATAAGACCCAATTAATGACGAAAAAACTTTCTTTGCTGGTGTTAAAAGTCAAAACAATGGACACTGATCTCATGTTAAAATAacgttttatttagaaaaatcaaTCAGGAGCTTATTGACTAATAGACTAATACATAACAAGCAGGATCAACTGAAGTTGTATACACCCAAAAAGCCCCCAGATTTGTCACAATAAAACCTTCAGTTCCACTAAAATCTTCTATTTCAACAAACAGAACTGCACAATAGACTATTTATTTACTTCTACATCTAAGAAACTAACGAGCATTCAAAAAGTGCTTGGAATTTCGATAGCATCACAATATTGATACCACTACAGAGCATGGAAATTCAATACCATTGCATTCATAAAAGACAGTGATATTTAGATACCATCACAACTTCACAACCATAGATTTTATCGAGTTTCAAACAAAAACCATACGAGAGTTTTGATTAAAGCAACCTCAATGCGATAAgacatgtataaaaaaattaaaacatcagCACATTACACACTGAACATACTAAACTGAGTTCTCGAACTCCAAATTTCACGTGTGCTTTTTTGCTTAAACACTCTtccaatttgaattaaaattacagTGCACATGATAAGAACTGCCACGTAGGCATATCATGctcaaaataattattccaGTGACATAGTTACTTCACCTATGTCTATGTGCAGAATgtcatacacacacacatagctTATTCAATTAACCTAATTAGTGATTacattaatcacataatgaataaTAGGTTAATTCAGATACTATTGTTCATATGATAAATAAAGGACGGAAGGAATCATGAAACAAGTGCAGCTAACCTGCGATGGCGTGTCTCGGCGGCGACGGGAGCTTCGTTGGAGTTTGGCGGCGGCGCACGGCGGAGTTGCTGGGAAGAACTTTTTCAGGTTGTTCTCAAACTACACTACTGATTGTAACGAATAGGGTAAGCagaatattttcctttttaattatttgagcaAAATGGTGTCGTTTTCTGGATTTGGATCCTCTCCTGCTAAACTGTCTCCAGCTTCTCTCATGCATCATTCTAGACCATTGGATATATTTAACGGTTgagattataaatttaaaaaggtttaaagcttccttttctttctcacttgtaagttgtaactcgCTACAGTCCACAACTTTTCGTGTTGTCCATGTGaacccaatttttttatttataatatcttGTGCTCatgatattatttattcaatctGATAATTAGGAGATTTCataacattttatatattaataatattttaaagattataaaataattgaaactgagattaaatattaatatgtaaaaatatgtttttttaggtTTTGTGACTTCGAGATCCAACAtgtctctctcttttctctatAAGTGTATGGGCTCCTTTATTATAATAGGGGTGAgtacttaaaaaaagaaagttactAGATCTTAGAGGTCAATTACTACTGCAACCAAACTCTCATGGGCCCGGTGTGATACAAAGGtaagaaagtatatatatatatatatatcaactaaATGATAgcaaatatatattgttttagatagatttcatcattttttaatagccaatttttctttttaacatacTATTTATTAGATATTTTTTCCGTTATCTCTCTCATCTttcaaagtatatatatatatatatattcactttccctatataatattttttttctttatcacatttttcatttttatatttttttcttggttagaatttattttagtttcaattattctataatctttaaaattattaatattatgatattatgaaatctgataattattaaataaaaaaatagcatcataagcacaaaacatttaaataataagAATGCATTGCTTTGTAACGGGTcagagagtgagagagaaggctaatattttgtaattttgaccATTAGATATATCCAATGGTCTATAATCTTGCGGGAGACAACTTGGCTAGAGAGAATCCAGATCCGTCGTTAGGGGTGAAAATGAGCCGAGCAGTTTGTCAAGGGCCTTTGGCTCGACCTGCGTAAGGCTCGGTTAGGCTCGACTTGTTTACTATAAAGGCCAAACTCAAGCTTTTTAAAAAGTCATTTTAGATAAAAAGGTCAaattcaaactataaaaaaaagtcgGTTTGTTTAACTaacaatcataataataataataataataactttattttatcaaatcttatcttatccagattttatttcatctagattttattttatccagattttattccatctagattttatttcgtccaaattttatttcatctaatcttatcttatcttggccagattttattttatttcgtttatgggcttggacttaaaatagatttgtaagctttgggatTGAGGACctaatccatacattttttaatattatgctctttttattttcttttgatatactttgtgctttaacgacttgaattcaatatgattttatttatcaattatttttggatttgtacattacttagacgaaattttataagtttttttttagttaatatttcactaggttttaaaataattaattaatcaaagacgTCTTTAAGCAAGCTTTTAAATAGGCTCGTGGGTCAAGCCAGACTTTTATGTAAGCCGAGTTGAGCCTTTAGAAAAAGCCTATGATAGGTAATGAACCAAGCTCAAGCCTTACATATTCAACTCAAGCCGAGCTCAAGCCTAGTAAAGCTTGGTTTGGCTTGGCTCATTTCCACCCCTATCCGTCGTATTTTATCGATTTTATCCTATTTCATTTGAGCCACTCGCCCACCATgggaaacaaaataataaccgttcaaattttttatttattttagaatggaTGGACATGA harbors:
- the LOC114405861 gene encoding ATP-dependent RNA helicase DEAH13-like, which encodes METWESSGDQIEFNSQSLGDGDSNALILPAKRMRKRKGKEQENGKVKSNKKQKLSKPQKRKMKKLEDDKEKQLLLEKAIKTLNENTLPEYAYPLLLSSCNINRDETMKEKRRRAVHLLKEGLEVSYDGLSMKPETDEIHLEQVDEVEENDIQIQPISPEEVLNTTSVSLESSQEPVHGNEVETYKYVSEHPTDISIDNHLDEIRSSPMSCSIDEIKGTKSKYRTNENHNSNELSNLPGYSAPRRSNVPTVVHVYRPTEVEDKRKDLPIVMMEQEIMEAINDRSSVIICGETGCGKTTQVPQFLYEAGYGSSKGIIGVTQPRRVAVLATAKRVAYELGLHLGKEVGFQVRYDKKIGESCSIKFMTDGILLREVQNDILLRRYSVLILDEAHERSLNTDILIGMLSRVIKTRQMIYNEQQKMILSGENISPEKMVFPLKLVLMSATLRVQDFTSGKLFHTPPPVIEVPTRQFPVTAYFSKKTEKTDYIGEAYKKVLAIHKRLPPGGILVFLTGQREVEDLCRKLRKASREFIKKKVEGSLETDSTVVHETNSVEGVNINEINEAFEVHGSSSIQQTDRFSCYDEDEDNVNWNESDFSYDSETDSELEFDEDDDNLELSENKSNIVDVLGQAGSLASLKAAFEKLSGQATLSSSNEEEASVNIEGNLDQSKVFREKRAKENCSTPGALCVLPLYAMLPAAAQLRVFEEVKDGERLVVVATNVAETSLTIPGIKYVVDTGREKVKNYDPSNGMETYEVQWISKASAAQRAGRSGRTGPGHCYRLYSSAAFSNEFPEHSPAEVEKVPVHGVVLLLKSMHIKKVANFPFPTSLKDSSLLEAETCLKALEALDNKDELTLLGKAMAHYPLSPRHSRMLLTVIKNTRHVHKFNPNMLLAYAVAAAAALSLSNPFVMQYEDDSSRDSEMSEKSSLGDGDKGIGKKEKSRKKKLKETAKVAREKFRVVTSDALTIAYALQCFEHSQKSAEFCDDYALHFKTMDEMSKLRQQLLKLVFYQSDKGGFEEEYSWTCGSLEDVERVWQASSEKYPLSLVEERLICQAICAGWADRVAKRITASSRASDGENTSRALKYQSSMVDESVFLHRWSSASIVGPEFLVYNELLETKRPNKEGITSAKRAYMHGVTSVEPAWLVEHAKSSCIFSPPLMDPRPYYDAQTDQVKCWVIPTFGRFCWELPKHSLSISNDEHRVQVFAYALLEGQVCPCLKSVRKYMSAAPESIMKREALGQKRVGNLLSKLKSRLIDSSAMLRMVWKENPRELFSEILDWFQQSFHKHFEELWLQMVNELLMEKQERPLHKSSKKKKVKSKSLR